A window of Prolixibacter sp. SD074 contains these coding sequences:
- the tnpA gene encoding IS200/IS605 family transposase, with protein MGQSLAQLYVHLIFGTKERYPFVSTEIKPAFEAYITGIFKNLNSPTIIVYANPDHVHILFRLSKNHALAKIVEEVKKSSSKWMKEKGVRKFVWQIGYAAFSVSSSKLDSVKRYIQNQQEHHRRISFQEEIETFMGHYRISEYDGSYFWA; from the coding sequence ATGGGCCAATCACTCGCACAATTGTATGTTCACCTTATCTTTGGAACCAAAGAGCGTTACCCGTTCGTTTCAACAGAGATAAAACCCGCATTCGAAGCATATATCACAGGTATATTTAAGAATCTAAACAGCCCGACGATTATTGTTTATGCCAATCCTGACCATGTTCACATCCTGTTCCGTCTTTCTAAAAACCATGCCCTGGCGAAAATAGTAGAGGAAGTCAAGAAAAGTTCATCTAAATGGATGAAAGAAAAAGGAGTCCGGAAATTCGTGTGGCAAATCGGGTACGCGGCATTTTCAGTTAGTAGTTCGAAATTAGATTCCGTGAAAAGGTATATCCAAAATCAACAGGAGCACCACCGAAGAATCAGTTTCCAGGAGGAGATCGAGACATTCATGGGGCATTACCGGATTTCGGAATATGACGGGAGTTATTTTTGGGCGTGA
- the trxA gene encoding thioredoxin, with the protein MLQTGQISVLMAIFLSLLVSCKQAGNGNQSKMADKGNEKNLVIVKDMSKFTEIINGDTPVLVDFYADWCAPCKMMAPILGQLSKEMQGAVRVIKVNVDNNRKAAMQYGIRNIPTMLLFRNGQIKWQGVGVMQADQLKSIIQQNS; encoded by the coding sequence ATGCTACAAACTGGCCAGATATCCGTACTGATGGCCATCTTCCTTTCCCTGTTGGTTTCGTGCAAGCAGGCAGGAAATGGCAACCAGTCAAAAATGGCAGACAAAGGTAATGAGAAGAATTTGGTGATCGTGAAGGATATGAGCAAGTTCACTGAAATAATAAACGGGGATACTCCCGTACTCGTTGATTTTTACGCTGATTGGTGTGCCCCATGCAAAATGATGGCGCCAATACTCGGGCAACTCTCAAAAGAGATGCAGGGTGCGGTCAGGGTGATAAAAGTTAATGTGGACAACAACAGAAAAGCAGCCATGCAATATGGCATACGAAATATACCTACCATGCTCCTGTTTCGCAACGGACAAATCAAATGGCAGGGTGTCGGCGTAATGCAAGCCGACCAGTTGAAATCAATTATTCAACAGAACAGCTGA
- the tilS gene encoding tRNA lysidine(34) synthetase TilS has product MINELVSYIQRHNLFTSGDTILVAVSGGMDSVVLLDLLEKAGYALGIAHCNFHLRGEESDGDEALVARLAEKYGRRYYHQSFDTGQYADEHGYSIEMAARELRYDWFEKIRAENHYDVIAVAHHRDDLLETFFLNLSRGTGLKGMTGIKPKNGRLVRPLLFATRTEIADWCIEHELEYRDDSSNATLDYQRNKIRHQLLPLMEELNPSFRESLQKTIHYLKDVSTIYFQEIQQCWERVAIRKGREYHISISELKLLEPLNTYLFEFLKPFHFNSEVVARIEETLDGEPGKQFFSPTHRVVRDREYLIITRLPDKEKPVYYIDEGLKDLTQPLPLQIRKVERDQHFRIPRSAKVGCIDLDKIQFPLKIRKWEPGDYFRPLGMTGFKKLSDFFIDEKMSLPEKENTWLVTNGEQVVWIIGKRIDDRYKITDETARVLEMVMGGK; this is encoded by the coding sequence ATGATAAACGAACTGGTCAGCTATATTCAACGTCACAACCTGTTTACTTCGGGTGATACGATCCTGGTCGCCGTGAGTGGCGGAATGGATTCGGTCGTATTGCTCGATCTATTGGAAAAGGCAGGTTATGCATTGGGCATCGCGCACTGCAATTTTCATCTGCGCGGCGAAGAGTCGGATGGTGACGAAGCACTGGTAGCCAGGCTGGCCGAGAAATATGGCCGGCGTTACTATCATCAGTCGTTCGATACAGGGCAATATGCCGATGAGCACGGCTATTCCATCGAGATGGCTGCACGCGAGTTACGTTATGACTGGTTCGAGAAAATCCGGGCCGAAAATCACTATGATGTGATTGCCGTAGCCCATCACCGCGACGACTTGCTGGAGACCTTTTTCCTGAATCTTTCCCGGGGAACCGGGTTGAAAGGAATGACGGGTATTAAACCGAAAAATGGTCGGCTGGTCCGTCCGCTGTTGTTTGCCACACGCACAGAGATTGCCGATTGGTGTATTGAGCATGAGCTGGAATACCGCGATGATTCATCCAATGCCACCCTCGATTACCAGCGGAATAAAATCCGGCATCAACTATTGCCTTTAATGGAAGAACTCAATCCCTCTTTCCGCGAAAGCTTGCAGAAAACCATTCATTACCTGAAGGATGTTTCGACGATTTACTTCCAGGAAATTCAGCAATGCTGGGAACGGGTTGCCATCAGGAAGGGGAGGGAGTACCATATCTCCATTAGTGAATTGAAGTTACTGGAACCGCTCAATACTTACCTGTTTGAGTTTTTGAAGCCATTTCATTTCAATAGCGAAGTGGTTGCCCGGATTGAGGAAACACTGGATGGAGAACCAGGAAAACAATTTTTTTCTCCGACCCATCGCGTCGTTCGGGACAGGGAATATCTCATCATTACCCGGCTTCCCGATAAGGAAAAACCGGTGTATTACATCGATGAAGGCCTGAAAGATTTAACCCAACCACTGCCGTTACAAATACGGAAGGTGGAACGAGACCAGCATTTTCGGATTCCACGCTCAGCCAAAGTGGGTTGTATCGATTTGGATAAAATTCAGTTTCCATTGAAAATCCGGAAATGGGAGCCCGGCGATTATTTTCGTCCGTTGGGAATGACCGGTTTTAAAAAACTGAGCGATTTCTTTATCGATGAGAAGATGAGCCTTCCCGAGAAGGAAAATACCTGGCTGGTAACCAATGGCGAACAGGTTGTATGGATTATCGGTAAACGGATTGACGACCGCTACAAAATTACTGATGAAACGGCCCGGGTGCTGGAAATGGTGATGGGTGGGAAATAA
- a CDS encoding YhdH/YhfP family quinone oxidoreductase: MTGTTFRAYRVFEVDGTFVRKLVKRSVSELPEGEVLIRVKYAGLNYKDALSASGNRGVTRNYPHTPGIDAAGIVEDSSSPLFNPGDEVAVTSYDLGMNTDGAFAEYIRVPANWIVPLPKGLTLAESMVLGTSGLTAALSVKRLLDAGQKPSQGPVVVTGAAGGVGSLAVKILLKEGFEVIAATSNLDDSREVIEKLGAHLHIDKSETDDQSGRPLIRPKWAGAVDVVGGNTLATLLKACKYGGNVTTCGNIGSGELNTTVYPFILNNISLLGVDSQKTPLEERKAVWEKLAGAWKPDGLDDLATFISLDELETYIQRLLNKKNRGQVVLEL; the protein is encoded by the coding sequence ATGACAGGTACGACATTCAGGGCTTATCGGGTATTTGAAGTGGACGGAACGTTTGTCCGTAAGCTGGTGAAGCGTTCCGTCAGCGAATTACCGGAAGGCGAAGTGCTTATTCGGGTAAAATACGCCGGATTGAATTATAAGGATGCACTTTCGGCCTCGGGCAACCGCGGAGTAACGAGAAATTATCCGCATACGCCGGGAATTGATGCCGCGGGAATCGTGGAAGATAGCTCATCGCCTTTATTCAATCCGGGCGATGAGGTAGCTGTAACGTCATACGATTTGGGCATGAATACCGATGGCGCTTTCGCGGAATACATTCGTGTACCGGCCAACTGGATTGTTCCGTTGCCAAAAGGGCTAACACTTGCCGAAAGTATGGTGCTGGGAACTTCCGGGTTAACGGCGGCCCTTTCAGTGAAAAGGCTGTTGGATGCCGGGCAGAAACCATCGCAGGGACCGGTTGTTGTAACCGGAGCTGCCGGCGGAGTGGGTAGCCTGGCCGTAAAAATCCTGCTAAAAGAAGGCTTTGAAGTAATTGCTGCCACCTCCAATCTCGACGACAGCCGGGAGGTGATTGAGAAGCTCGGAGCTCATCTGCACATCGATAAATCGGAAACCGATGACCAGTCGGGACGGCCGTTGATTCGTCCGAAATGGGCCGGTGCCGTTGATGTGGTGGGAGGTAACACACTGGCTACGTTGCTTAAGGCCTGCAAATACGGTGGAAATGTAACCACTTGTGGAAATATTGGTTCCGGCGAATTGAATACCACTGTTTATCCGTTCATTCTGAATAACATTTCGCTTTTGGGTGTCGATTCACAGAAAACGCCGCTGGAGGAGCGAAAAGCGGTTTGGGAAAAACTGGCCGGTGCCTGGAAACCTGATGGACTTGATGATTTGGCAACATTTATTTCGCTTGACGAACTGGAGACTTATATTCAGCGACTGCTGAATAAGAAGAACCGGGGACAGGTAGTTTTAGAGTTGTAA
- a CDS encoding M1 family metallopeptidase, translating into MNRLQSVMKGMFLFLVLAGQAQAQPTSNYDQHKAFGPTFMSQPGTAFRSGSGAPGPLYWQNRADYNLDATLDTAQHLITGTSEIHYTNNSPDALHYLWLQVGLNLFREGSRGSFSGNVPTTAGGIDIQSVEVTQDGKSYAANHVITDTRMQVRLHQPVKPDGGKITVTVKYAFHITKNQFRLAMMDSRNGSIYDVGQWYPRMCVYDDVRGWNTLPYQGAGEFYCEYGDFDYKVTVPANMIVAGAGVLQNPEEVLTKTEIKRLNKARQNDETTYIIKPDEVGKPETRPKQKGMLTWHFKMDTSRDVSWAASKAFIWDAAKANLPEGKTALTMSVYPEESMGENAWGRSTEYLKHSIESFSADWYPYPYTVATNVGGPVGGMEYPGIIFCHWSIDKPKVMYFVTAHEIGHNWFPMLVGSDERRFGFMDEGLNTFIDVYAHEKFNHGEFGPKRDGEFDPEGKNPARDIVPFMTGQNTEAIMNYSDVMLQKNSHMLNYYKTSLGLVILREYILGHNRFDYAFRTYIDRWAYKHPTPKDFFRTIDDAAGEDLGWFWNEWFYQTWTLDQAVTGVHYANGRPEKGSLITLVNNNQMVMPTTVKVVESNGKTGEVKLPVEIWQRGGTYLMKYASTSPIDSVVVDPDKELPDVKPSNNTWANESN; encoded by the coding sequence ATGAATCGACTACAATCTGTCATGAAAGGGATGTTTTTATTCCTTGTCCTGGCCGGTCAGGCGCAGGCACAGCCAACATCGAATTATGACCAGCACAAAGCATTCGGCCCCACGTTTATGAGCCAACCGGGGACGGCTTTCCGCAGCGGCAGCGGCGCTCCCGGGCCATTATACTGGCAAAACCGGGCCGACTACAACCTCGACGCTACGCTGGATACCGCGCAACACCTGATTACCGGAACCTCGGAAATTCATTATACCAACAACAGTCCCGACGCCCTGCATTACCTTTGGTTGCAAGTAGGACTAAACCTTTTCAGGGAAGGTTCGCGGGGGAGTTTTTCCGGTAATGTCCCCACAACAGCTGGCGGTATCGATATCCAATCGGTAGAGGTCACACAGGATGGAAAAAGCTACGCTGCCAATCATGTGATTACCGACACCCGGATGCAAGTCCGTTTACATCAGCCGGTGAAACCCGATGGCGGGAAGATAACAGTAACCGTCAAATATGCATTTCACATCACGAAGAACCAGTTCCGCCTGGCGATGATGGATTCGAGAAACGGGTCCATTTATGATGTCGGCCAATGGTATCCGCGCATGTGCGTGTACGACGATGTGCGGGGCTGGAATACCCTTCCCTACCAGGGAGCCGGCGAGTTTTATTGTGAGTACGGCGATTTCGATTATAAAGTAACCGTTCCGGCGAACATGATTGTTGCCGGCGCCGGCGTACTGCAAAACCCGGAAGAAGTATTAACGAAAACGGAAATCAAACGACTCAACAAAGCCCGTCAGAATGACGAAACAACCTACATTATCAAGCCGGACGAAGTGGGAAAACCCGAAACGCGCCCGAAACAAAAGGGCATGTTAACCTGGCATTTCAAGATGGACACCAGCCGCGACGTATCGTGGGCCGCTTCAAAAGCTTTTATTTGGGACGCCGCCAAAGCGAACCTGCCGGAAGGCAAAACGGCGCTGACCATGTCAGTCTACCCGGAAGAAAGTATGGGCGAAAACGCCTGGGGCCGTTCCACCGAATACCTGAAGCACAGCATCGAGTCATTCTCGGCCGACTGGTACCCGTATCCTTACACCGTAGCGACCAATGTGGGCGGTCCGGTAGGTGGCATGGAATACCCCGGAATTATTTTTTGCCACTGGAGCATCGACAAACCGAAGGTAATGTACTTTGTAACCGCTCACGAAATAGGTCACAACTGGTTCCCCATGCTGGTGGGTTCGGATGAACGCCGTTTTGGTTTCATGGACGAAGGCCTGAATACCTTCATCGATGTTTACGCACACGAGAAGTTCAATCATGGCGAGTTCGGCCCCAAACGTGACGGGGAATTTGATCCGGAAGGGAAAAATCCGGCGAGGGATATTGTTCCGTTCATGACCGGACAGAATACCGAAGCGATTATGAACTATTCGGATGTGATGCTGCAGAAAAACAGCCACATGCTGAATTACTACAAAACCTCGTTAGGGTTGGTAATACTCCGTGAGTACATTCTGGGGCACAACCGTTTCGATTATGCTTTCCGGACCTATATCGACCGGTGGGCTTACAAGCATCCCACCCCCAAAGATTTCTTCCGGACCATCGACGATGCGGCCGGTGAAGATTTGGGATGGTTCTGGAATGAGTGGTTCTATCAAACCTGGACATTGGACCAGGCGGTAACCGGAGTACACTATGCCAACGGACGGCCGGAAAAAGGTTCACTGATAACCCTCGTCAACAACAACCAGATGGTCATGCCGACAACGGTAAAAGTGGTAGAAAGCAACGGAAAAACCGGCGAAGTAAAACTCCCGGTAGAAATATGGCAGAGGGGCGGCACCTACCTGATGAAGTATGCCTCCACCTCACCCATCGACTCGGTGGTTGTTGATCCGGACAAGGAATTGCCCGATGTCAAACCATCCAACAATACCTGGGCAAACGAAAGCAACTAG
- a CDS encoding GxxExxY protein — translation MHENEVAKIIVDTAHAIHKHIGPGLLESAYENALAFDLQEKGLNVLQQHPMPFIYKDVKLDVGYRLDLLVENKVIVEIKSVDSLAPVHFAQTLTYLKLSDLKLGLLINFNTKYFKEGIHRLVNNL, via the coding sequence ATGCACGAAAACGAGGTAGCAAAAATCATTGTCGACACGGCTCATGCCATTCATAAGCATATTGGTCCGGGGTTATTGGAATCAGCTTATGAAAATGCGCTGGCTTTCGATCTGCAGGAAAAAGGTCTAAACGTTTTGCAACAACATCCAATGCCTTTCATATATAAAGACGTAAAATTGGATGTTGGTTATCGTCTGGACCTTTTGGTCGAGAATAAAGTTATTGTGGAAATAAAGTCGGTCGATTCGCTTGCACCGGTGCATTTTGCGCAAACGTTAACCTATTTGAAATTATCAGACTTGAAATTAGGACTGCTCATTAACTTCAATACAAAGTACTTCAAGGAAGGTATTCACCGCTTAGTGAATAATCTTTAG
- a CDS encoding GDP-L-fucose synthase: MEKNSKIYIAGHRGLVGSAILKNLKEKGYTNFVLRTHSELDLTSQQAVNDFFATEKPEYVFLAAAKVGGIVANNTYRGQFIYENLMIQNNVIDAAYRNNVKKLMFLGSTCIYPREAPQPMPEGSLLTSPLEYTNEPYAIAKIAGIKLCESYNLQYGTNYISVMPTNLYGPNDNFDLEKSHVLPALLRKTHLGKCLEERNWAALRADLDKNPVEGVNGQATEEAILDILAKYGIRVNPSKSVNSVSIEIWGSGKPMREFLWSEDMADACVYLMEQTDFEDLIRVNSSSIRDNSRANEVRNTHINIGTGKEVSIKELAELIKEKVGFKGNLVFNTEKPDGTLRKLTDPSKLHQLGWQHNVEIEDGIGQMYRWYLGEVNQRR, from the coding sequence ATGGAAAAGAACAGCAAAATATACATCGCCGGCCACCGCGGACTTGTTGGCTCGGCTATTCTGAAAAATCTGAAAGAGAAAGGCTACACCAATTTCGTGTTACGCACACACAGCGAGCTGGATTTAACCAGTCAGCAAGCCGTTAACGATTTTTTCGCTACTGAGAAACCCGAATACGTCTTCCTGGCGGCAGCCAAAGTGGGCGGCATTGTGGCCAACAACACCTACCGCGGACAGTTCATCTACGAGAACCTGATGATCCAGAACAATGTCATTGATGCCGCTTACCGGAACAACGTCAAAAAGCTGATGTTCCTGGGCAGTACCTGTATCTATCCGCGGGAAGCGCCACAGCCCATGCCCGAGGGCTCGCTCCTCACCTCTCCGCTGGAATACACCAACGAGCCATATGCCATCGCCAAGATTGCCGGCATCAAGCTGTGTGAGAGTTACAACCTGCAATACGGCACCAACTACATCTCGGTGATGCCCACCAACCTCTACGGTCCCAACGACAACTTCGACCTGGAGAAATCGCACGTGCTCCCTGCGCTGCTCCGCAAAACCCACCTCGGAAAATGCCTGGAAGAACGCAACTGGGCTGCCCTCCGCGCCGATCTGGATAAAAACCCGGTAGAAGGAGTCAATGGACAGGCAACCGAAGAAGCCATTCTCGATATCCTCGCCAAATACGGAATCCGTGTTAATCCGTCTAAATCCGTGAATTCCGTGTCGATCGAGATTTGGGGTTCCGGTAAGCCCATGCGTGAATTCCTCTGGTCGGAAGATATGGCCGATGCATGTGTATACCTTATGGAACAAACCGACTTTGAGGACCTAATCCGTGTCAATTCGTCTTCCATTCGTGATAATTCGCGTGCGAACGAAGTTCGAAACACCCACATCAACATTGGCACGGGCAAAGAGGTATCCATCAAAGAGCTGGCAGAGCTTATCAAAGAGAAAGTCGGGTTCAAAGGCAATTTGGTCTTCAACACCGAAAAACCCGACGGCACACTGCGCAAACTTACCGACCCCTCCAAACTCCACCAGCTGGGCTGGCAACACAACGTGGAAATCGAAGACGGCATCGGGCAAATGTACCGCTGGTACCTTGGGGAAGTGAATCAGAGAAGGTGA
- a CDS encoding MFS transporter — protein sequence MNTYRTYRENPMYRYLLLLVVASAIGFQGWRTLFNNYAVDVVGVNGFQIGVIQSVREIPGFLTFFVIYLLLVIKEHRFAALSIVMLGGGVFMAGIFPSFGGLIFTTVVMSVGFHFFETTNQSLSLQYFDHTRIPRVLASFKSYGALTNITVGAVIWVISRYLPMQDLFFLFGGILVLVGLFALTRDPVDKAKPPQQRKLVLRRKYWLFYTLNFLAGARRQIFVVFAIFLLVEKYGFSVRHITILFVLNNIMTFFLSPQVAKAIHRFGERTMLTVEYASLFLVFLGYGLIEDKNVATAMYLVDNLFFSFSIAINTYFQKKADPKDIAPSMAVGFTINHIMAVIIPVFGGLLWMYNWRIPFIAGAGIALTSLIFAQFVRTPKPHLIA from the coding sequence ATGAATACATACCGAACGTACCGTGAAAACCCGATGTATCGCTACCTCCTTTTGCTGGTGGTTGCATCGGCCATTGGCTTTCAGGGATGGAGAACGCTGTTCAATAATTATGCGGTCGATGTGGTTGGTGTGAATGGTTTTCAGATTGGCGTTATTCAATCTGTTCGGGAAATCCCGGGTTTTCTGACCTTCTTCGTCATTTATCTGTTGTTGGTCATCAAAGAGCATCGGTTTGCAGCACTTTCCATTGTCATGCTTGGAGGAGGTGTTTTCATGGCAGGTATTTTTCCGTCGTTTGGCGGACTAATTTTTACCACAGTAGTGATGTCGGTTGGATTTCATTTCTTCGAAACGACCAATCAGTCGCTCAGTCTTCAGTATTTCGATCACACGCGCATACCCCGGGTGCTGGCCAGCTTTAAGAGTTACGGAGCGCTCACCAACATTACGGTAGGAGCGGTCATTTGGGTGATTAGCCGTTACCTTCCAATGCAGGATCTGTTTTTCCTTTTTGGCGGGATTCTCGTATTGGTCGGTTTGTTTGCCCTTACGCGCGATCCCGTCGATAAGGCCAAGCCTCCGCAGCAGCGCAAACTGGTTCTCCGGAGAAAGTACTGGTTATTTTATACCCTGAATTTTTTGGCGGGTGCCCGTCGGCAAATATTTGTGGTATTTGCCATCTTCCTATTGGTGGAGAAGTATGGGTTTTCGGTCCGACATATCACCATTTTATTTGTTTTGAACAACATCATGACTTTCTTTCTCAGTCCGCAGGTGGCTAAAGCCATTCACCGCTTTGGTGAACGAACCATGCTGACCGTTGAATATGCCAGCCTGTTTCTGGTATTTCTGGGATATGGATTGATTGAAGATAAGAATGTGGCAACAGCCATGTATTTGGTCGATAACTTGTTTTTCAGTTTCTCTATTGCCATTAATACCTATTTCCAGAAGAAGGCCGATCCGAAAGACATTGCACCCTCTATGGCCGTTGGGTTTACCATCAATCATATCATGGCGGTGATTATTCCTGTATTTGGCGGATTGCTATGGATGTATAACTGGCGGATTCCGTTCATTGCCGGAGCTGGTATAGCCTTAACATCGCTGATATTTGCACAATTTGTCCGTACACCGAAGCCGCATCTGATAGCGTAG